One genomic window of [Clostridium] scindens ATCC 35704 includes the following:
- a CDS encoding RluA family pseudouridine synthase has translation MNTKRIEILYEDSHILVCIKPHGVPTQSRRAGTPDMESLIKNHICQSAPEKGEPYLAVIHRLDQPVKGILVFAKTPFAAKELNRQLQSHGFGKYYRALADGHPSQKEGTLEDYLIKDGRTNTSRVCVSGTAGAKLARLHYTVVEQGPFLFDQSKDDDAPRTELDIRLDTGRHHQIRVQLSHMGCPIAGDTKYNPNVHKDEGWQNICLCAYRLEFLHPKTHKNMTFHLLG, from the coding sequence ATGAATACCAAGCGCATAGAAATCTTATATGAGGATTCCCACATACTGGTGTGCATAAAACCTCACGGGGTCCCAACCCAGAGCAGGCGGGCAGGCACGCCCGATATGGAAAGTCTTATTAAGAATCATATCTGTCAGTCTGCCCCGGAAAAAGGCGAGCCATACCTGGCGGTCATCCACCGCCTGGATCAGCCCGTAAAAGGAATCCTGGTTTTTGCCAAGACGCCCTTTGCAGCAAAGGAACTAAACCGCCAGCTGCAAAGCCATGGCTTTGGAAAATATTACCGTGCTTTGGCGGATGGCCATCCCTCTCAGAAAGAAGGCACGCTGGAGGACTATCTCATAAAGGATGGGCGCACCAACACTTCCCGTGTCTGCGTTTCCGGCACGGCAGGAGCCAAGCTTGCCCGTCTTCATTATACCGTTGTAGAACAGGGGCCTTTCCTCTTTGACCAATCCAAAGACGATGATGCGCCACGGACAGAACTGGATATCAGGCTGGATACAGGCCGCCATCATCAGATTCGCGTGCAGCTGTCCCACATGGGCTGCCCCATCGCAGGCGATACCAAGTATAACCCAAATGTGCATAAGGACGAAGGCTGGCAGAACATCTGCCTGTGCGCCTACCGGCTGGAATTCTTACATCCCAAAACACATAAAAACATGACGTTTCATTTGTTAGGCTAG
- the spoVG gene encoding septation regulator SpoVG, giving the protein MQITDVRVRKVAKEGKLKAVVSITMDEEFVVHDIKVIEGEKGLFIAMPSKKALDGEYRDIAHPINSVTRERIQSIILERYEEALNEEEE; this is encoded by the coding sequence ATGCAAATCACGGATGTACGCGTGCGTAAAGTGGCAAAAGAGGGAAAGTTAAAGGCGGTAGTATCAATTACTATGGATGAGGAATTCGTAGTACATGACATCAAGGTCATTGAGGGTGAAAAAGGACTCTTTATTGCTATGCCGAGTAAAAAAGCATTAGACGGGGAATATCGAGACATTGCGCATCCAATTAATTCAGTGACCAGAGAGCGTATACAGAGTATTATTCTTGAGAGATACGAAGAAGCGTTGAATGAAGAGGAAGAATAA
- the glgD gene encoding glucose-1-phosphate adenylyltransferase subunit GlgD: MRAVGIILAGGNSNKMRELTHKRAVAAMPIAGSYRAIDFALSNMSNSHIQKVAVLTQYNARSLNEHLNSSKWWDFGRKQGGLYVFTPTITADNGYWYRGTADAIYQNLEFLKRCHEPYVIITSGDAVYKMDYNKVLEYHIAKKADITVVCKELEPGGDASRFGTLKMNESMRVEEFEEKPMVANSNTISTGIYVIRRRQLIDLIESCAEEDRHDFVTDILIRYKNLKKIYGYKIKDYWSNISTVDAYYRTNMDFLKPEVRNYFFKQHPDVYSKVSDLPPAKYNPGAVVKNSLVASGSIINGTVENSILFKKTFVGNNCVIKNSIILNDVYLGDNTYIENCIVESRDTIRANTRHVGENGVKVVVEKNERYAL; encoded by the coding sequence ATGAGAGCAGTAGGTATTATTTTAGCAGGTGGAAACAGTAATAAGATGCGTGAATTGACACATAAGAGAGCAGTGGCGGCAATGCCGATAGCCGGAAGTTACAGGGCGATTGATTTTGCGCTCAGCAACATGTCTAATTCACATATACAGAAGGTGGCAGTGCTGACCCAATACAATGCCCGTTCATTGAATGAACATCTGAATTCCTCCAAATGGTGGGATTTTGGAAGAAAGCAAGGCGGCTTGTATGTGTTCACTCCTACGATCACGGCAGATAACGGATACTGGTACAGAGGAACGGCAGATGCGATCTACCAGAATCTGGAATTCCTTAAGAGATGCCATGAGCCATATGTGATCATTACATCCGGCGATGCGGTATATAAGATGGATTATAATAAGGTGCTTGAGTACCATATTGCCAAGAAGGCCGATATTACGGTGGTTTGCAAGGAACTGGAGCCTGGCGGGGATGCCAGCCGCTTCGGAACGCTTAAGATGAACGAATCTATGCGTGTTGAAGAGTTTGAAGAAAAGCCGATGGTTGCCAATTCAAACACGATTTCTACGGGAATCTATGTAATCAGAAGAAGACAGCTGATTGATCTGATTGAATCCTGCGCAGAGGAAGACAGGCACGATTTTGTAACCGATATCCTGATCAGATATAAGAATCTGAAAAAGATATATGGTTATAAGATAAAAGATTACTGGAGCAACATATCAACGGTGGACGCTTATTATCGGACCAACATGGATTTCTTGAAGCCGGAAGTAAGAAATTACTTCTTCAAGCAGCATCCGGATGTCTACTCTAAGGTAAGTGACCTGCCGCCGGCAAAATACAATCCCGGCGCAGTGGTTAAGAACAGCCTGGTAGCGAGTGGAAGCATTATCAATGGTACGGTAGAGAATTCTATCCTCTTTAAGAAGACGTTTGTCGGTAATAACTGTGTTATTAAGAATTCAATCATTCTGAACGACGTCTATCTCGGGGACAATACATACATCGAGAATTGTATTGTAGAAAGTCGTGACACGATTAGAGCCAATACACGTCATGTTGGGGAAAATGGTGTGAAAGTAGTTGTGGAAAAGAACGAGAGGTATGCACTATAG